Proteins from a single region of Aerococcus viridans:
- a CDS encoding NADPH-dependent FMN reductase — translation MTKYGVVVGSIRQNSLSEGVAKAIVAGLPEGSEVNFLEIANLPLYNQDLDANSPAEYEEFRAQVAAQDAIIFVTPEHNRNIPAALKNALDVASRPWGQNVWAGKPALVASQSISGIAGTLAHHSLRQSLVFLDLQTMAQPELYINSAEISDMETGEVTNEDSKQFLASAGAQFAEYAAKFIG, via the coding sequence ATGACAAAATATGGTGTAGTAGTAGGTTCTATACGTCAAAACTCTTTATCTGAAGGTGTAGCGAAAGCAATCGTTGCAGGTTTACCTGAAGGTTCAGAAGTTAACTTCCTAGAAATCGCAAACTTACCTTTATATAACCAAGACTTAGACGCTAACTCTCCTGCAGAATACGAAGAGTTCCGTGCACAAGTTGCAGCTCAAGATGCCATCATCTTTGTAACACCTGAACACAACCGTAACATCCCAGCTGCATTGAAAAATGCTTTAGACGTAGCTTCTCGTCCTTGGGGTCAAAACGTATGGGCTGGTAAACCCGCTTTAGTAGCATCTCAATCTATCTCTGGTATTGCTGGTACTTTAGCTCATCACTCATTACGTCAATCATTAGTATTCTTAGACTTACAAACTATGGCTCAACCAGAACTTTACATCAACTCTGCTGAAATTTCTGACATGGAGACTGGTGAAGTAACTAACGAAGACTCTAAACAATTCTTAGCAAGCGCTGGTGCGCAATTCGCTGAATACGCAGCTAAATTTATTGGCTAA
- a CDS encoding cell division site-positioning protein MapZ family protein, producing MRKRFFKDNRQIAYVLSGVVICLTAFFIIRAFINTNRTSAEEKTEAVASAVNALYFDNSYTFLKADIQQDEISSLTKEVNSLRDSADKDIIVDRIHSVQQRFDLQSQLNDLFDKEHCGDGEAVINGATIKEYVLVDEEVTIDELDLLRDNHSSQLNHEDDGFYNTATTLIDEAENQVNIIEGYKNDLLAIEEDSSLTYDKLEDKLTTITKRVNKIENPCLQDKLLEMIAASDEEATQTIFNRLIEEAEAASKSDEELAQIRKEGQVAIKASKSRIADLQAKREEIMASNDASATLTLRRTSERPSFAVNTNVTSGVLASKQSEQSTSRTSSRGNGSSSSSRVSVSSSSRVVASSSDTNSSISSSDVESTPSGDSSTDDSSSEEIPSSASSSSSDTSSASSSSSSVASASDSSSASTSSSSDSASTSTSSDSSSSSASESSSDDSDIEDGATSDSSQMNESSSSSSDGSVIEDSATSSSSQQQSAVESDTTERPRSSVASDSVTESSPIPYGSPE from the coding sequence GTGCGCAAGCGTTTTTTTAAAGATAATCGACAAATTGCCTATGTTCTATCGGGTGTAGTGATATGCTTGACAGCCTTTTTCATCATTCGTGCGTTTATAAATACGAATCGCACGTCTGCAGAAGAAAAAACTGAAGCAGTGGCATCAGCAGTAAATGCACTTTATTTTGATAACTCCTATACCTTTCTAAAAGCAGACATTCAACAAGACGAGATTTCTTCCTTAACTAAAGAAGTAAACAGTTTAAGAGACAGTGCTGATAAAGATATCATCGTTGACCGAATTCATTCTGTACAGCAACGGTTTGATTTACAAAGTCAGTTAAATGATTTATTTGATAAAGAGCATTGTGGTGATGGCGAAGCGGTAATTAATGGGGCGACGATTAAAGAGTATGTCCTTGTAGATGAGGAAGTTACCATTGATGAGCTTGATTTACTTCGTGATAACCATTCGAGTCAACTGAATCATGAAGATGATGGGTTCTATAACACAGCTACAACATTGATTGATGAAGCTGAAAATCAGGTCAACATAATCGAAGGGTATAAAAATGATTTACTAGCAATTGAAGAAGATAGTTCACTAACTTACGATAAATTAGAGGATAAGCTCACAACTATCACTAAACGCGTAAATAAAATTGAAAATCCCTGTTTACAAGATAAATTGTTAGAGATGATTGCAGCGAGTGATGAAGAAGCTACACAAACTATCTTTAACCGCTTGATAGAAGAAGCGGAAGCAGCCAGCAAATCTGATGAAGAGCTGGCTCAAATTCGTAAGGAAGGTCAAGTAGCCATTAAAGCCTCAAAAAGTCGCATAGCTGATTTACAAGCTAAACGTGAAGAAATTATGGCTTCTAATGACGCATCCGCTACCTTAACATTACGTCGAACCTCAGAGCGTCCTTCTTTTGCTGTGAATACTAATGTAACTTCTGGTGTATTAGCATCCAAACAATCTGAACAAAGTACTTCACGGACATCGAGCCGTGGCAATGGATCAAGTTCATCAAGTCGTGTTAGTGTATCTAGCTCATCGAGGGTCGTTGCCTCAAGTTCAGATACTAACTCTTCTATCTCATCAAGTGATGTTGAATCAACTCCTTCTGGTGATTCGTCAACTGATGATAGTTCAAGTGAAGAAATCCCTTCTTCAGCAAGTTCATCATCGAGTGATACATCAAGTGCATCTAGTTCAAGTTCTAGCGTTGCAAGCGCAAGCGATTCAAGTAGCGCGTCAACTAGTAGTTCAAGTGATAGTGCATCAACATCCACTTCAAGCGATTCTTCATCATCGAGTGCATCCGAATCATCAAGTGATGACTCAGATATTGAAGATGGTGCCACAAGTGACTCCAGTCAGATGAATGAATCATCATCTTCCTCAAGCGATGGTTCGGTTATAGAGGACAGTGCCACATCATCTAGTTCACAACAACAATCAGCGGTTGAATCAGATACAACAGAACGACCTCGGTCATCTGTTGCAAGTGATTCAGTTACTGAATCTAGTCCAATTCCATATGGATCACCAGAGTAA
- a CDS encoding argininosuccinate synthase translates to MAKTNKEIKKVLLAYSGGLDTSVIIPWLKENYNDCEVIGMTGNVGQEEDFEFLKEKAVACGATKLYVEDLREEFITDYIFPAIQAGAKYESTYLLGTAYARPLIAKRMVEIAHLEGCDAIVHGCTGKGNDQVRFELGIREFDPTMTIIAPWREWDILSREQAFDYAEAHNVPLPITRETNYSKDENIFHLSHEGLDLEDPTNKPNYEDILELGVSPQSAPDQEVEVTVTFESGIPIAVNGEKLAPIALLEKLNEIGGANGIGILDVVENRLVGMKSRGVYETPGGTILYHAHEKLEQIALDRDTQHYKQSVALKYADLVYNGLWFSPLRKALQVFVDETQKTVTGSVTMVLYKGNIIDAGMTSPYSLYSDELATFGEDDIYNQNDAEGFIKLFGLPQSARKMAEQIWAKGETTEPGAFSDVARNNEWLR, encoded by the coding sequence ATGGCAAAAACAAATAAAGAAATTAAAAAGGTTTTACTAGCATACTCAGGTGGTTTAGATACTTCAGTGATTATTCCTTGGTTAAAGGAAAACTATAACGACTGTGAAGTTATCGGGATGACTGGTAACGTTGGTCAAGAAGAAGACTTTGAATTCTTGAAAGAAAAAGCGGTAGCCTGCGGGGCAACGAAATTATATGTAGAAGACTTGCGTGAGGAATTCATTACGGATTATATTTTCCCAGCGATCCAAGCAGGGGCTAAATACGAGTCGACTTATTTATTAGGGACTGCCTACGCGCGTCCATTAATCGCTAAACGTATGGTTGAAATTGCGCATTTAGAAGGCTGTGACGCTATTGTTCACGGTTGTACTGGGAAAGGAAACGACCAAGTGCGTTTCGAGTTAGGAATCCGTGAATTCGATCCAACAATGACGATCATTGCTCCTTGGCGTGAATGGGATATCTTATCTCGTGAGCAAGCCTTTGACTACGCTGAAGCGCATAACGTGCCACTACCAATTACACGCGAAACCAACTACTCTAAAGACGAAAACATATTCCACTTGTCACATGAAGGGTTAGACTTAGAAGACCCAACCAACAAACCAAACTACGAAGACATCTTGGAATTAGGGGTATCACCACAATCTGCACCTGACCAAGAAGTTGAAGTTACGGTGACCTTTGAATCAGGTATACCGATTGCTGTAAACGGAGAAAAATTAGCACCAATCGCTTTACTAGAAAAATTAAATGAAATTGGTGGTGCCAATGGTATCGGTATCTTAGATGTCGTTGAAAACCGTCTAGTAGGGATGAAATCGCGTGGGGTCTATGAAACACCAGGTGGCACTATTCTTTACCACGCTCACGAAAAATTAGAGCAAATCGCTTTAGACCGTGACACACAACACTACAAACAAAGCGTAGCCTTGAAATACGCAGACCTAGTCTACAACGGTTTATGGTTTAGCCCATTACGTAAAGCATTACAAGTTTTTGTAGACGAAACACAAAAAACTGTGACCGGTTCAGTGACAATGGTTCTATATAAAGGGAACATTATCGACGCTGGTATGACAAGTCCTTACTCACTATATTCAGACGAATTAGCAACCTTTGGTGAAGATGACATCTACAACCAAAACGATGCAGAAGGCTTCATCAAACTATTTGGTCTACCACAATCAGCACGTAAAATGGCTGAACAAATCTGGGCCAAAGGTGAAACGACAGAACCAGGTGCCTTTTCGGATGTCGCAAGAAATAATGAGTGGTTAAGATAA
- a CDS encoding ABC transporter substrate-binding protein/permease produces MKYMKQIILVCMTLVLAMVGLSQSPVLATEDGQSAASTIDASEATAPGEDTLYQDIQDRGVLRVGTNSTYAPFEFSILKDGKNQVVGLDIFLAQKIADDLGVKLEVVDMEFSNLLTSLDTGQIDIVLAGMTSTEERAKSVDFSDIYQVSGQSFVIQESKVSEITDDSYFSKGGKISIGEGTTQQLLVGEYYPNSEVQVMRTTTDSISALDSGLVDGVLLDEDVAGAYAAENPNLTVIEANLPIQDPGKAVAMPKDQPTLQAAVNESIADAQEQGLIDQWLEESYQIIEDNRQSTWAAYAPYFVNGLKTTLVISATAIFFGLIIGAALALMRLSENRLVDLIAQAYIEVVRGTPLMIQVLFVYLGFAGMFGWSTMTSGLVAVSLNSGAYIAEIIRGGINSVDKGQAEAARSLGLGYWTTMRKVIFPQSLRSIWPSLGNEFVSLIKESSIVSTIGVAELTFQTRNVSTITFNGIIPLIISMAIYFMLTFTLTKLLNVYERKMNEKYAQ; encoded by the coding sequence ATGAAATATATGAAACAAATCATTTTGGTTTGTATGACACTTGTCCTAGCCATGGTTGGGTTGAGTCAGAGTCCCGTTTTGGCAACTGAAGATGGTCAATCAGCGGCATCTACCATTGATGCCAGTGAAGCAACAGCACCGGGAGAGGATACTTTATACCAAGACATTCAAGACCGAGGGGTATTACGGGTTGGGACTAACTCTACGTATGCACCTTTTGAATTCTCTATTTTAAAAGATGGGAAAAATCAGGTTGTTGGACTAGACATCTTCTTAGCACAGAAAATTGCGGACGACTTAGGGGTTAAACTTGAAGTTGTCGATATGGAGTTTTCGAATTTATTAACATCATTGGATACGGGTCAAATTGATATTGTATTAGCGGGAATGACTTCCACTGAAGAGCGAGCTAAATCAGTAGATTTTTCTGATATCTACCAAGTTTCTGGTCAATCATTTGTTATTCAAGAAAGTAAAGTGAGTGAAATTACAGATGATAGCTACTTTTCAAAAGGTGGAAAAATCTCTATTGGAGAAGGGACCACACAACAGTTATTAGTTGGAGAATATTATCCTAATTCAGAAGTACAAGTCATGCGTACGACAACTGATTCAATTTCAGCTTTAGATTCAGGTTTAGTTGACGGGGTATTATTAGATGAGGACGTAGCCGGAGCGTATGCGGCAGAAAATCCTAATTTAACAGTTATCGAAGCGAATTTACCAATCCAAGATCCTGGTAAGGCAGTAGCAATGCCAAAAGACCAACCTACATTACAAGCAGCAGTTAACGAATCCATTGCAGATGCTCAAGAACAAGGTTTAATTGACCAATGGTTGGAGGAATCTTACCAAATTATTGAAGACAATCGTCAATCAACTTGGGCAGCTTATGCGCCTTATTTCGTGAATGGTTTGAAAACAACCTTAGTCATTTCAGCGACAGCGATTTTCTTTGGTTTAATTATTGGTGCAGCGCTAGCGTTAATGCGTTTATCGGAAAATAGATTAGTTGATTTGATAGCTCAAGCTTACATCGAAGTAGTTCGTGGGACACCACTAATGATTCAAGTATTATTTGTTTACCTCGGTTTTGCTGGTATGTTTGGTTGGTCAACCATGACATCAGGTTTGGTTGCGGTATCTCTAAACTCAGGTGCTTATATTGCAGAAATTATCCGTGGAGGGATCAACTCGGTTGATAAGGGGCAAGCTGAAGCCGCACGTTCACTTGGTTTAGGCTACTGGACGACGATGCGGAAGGTTATCTTCCCACAATCATTAAGATCGATTTGGCCGTCTCTTGGGAATGAATTTGTATCCTTAATCAAAGAATCATCAATCGTATCTACAATCGGGGTAGCGGAATTAACATTCCAAACCCGTAATGTATCAACGATTACCTTTAACGGTATCATCCCACTAATCATCTCAATGGCTATCTACTTTATGCTAACCTTTACACTAACGAAGTTATTAAATGTGTATGAACGCAAGATGAATGAGAAATATGCTCAATAA
- the nadE gene encoding ammonia-dependent NAD(+) synthetase — translation MRSLQEEIINALKVAPSINPEAEIRRTIDFIKAYFHKYPFLKSLVLGISGGQDSTLAGTLCQMAITEIREETGDDKYQFIAVRLPYGNQADEADAMDAIDFMAADQTVRVNIKPAVDATVEELEKGGLTISDFNKGNIKARQRMLVQYAIAGENAGVVVGTDHAAESVTGFYTKFGDGAADILPIWRLNKRQGRAILEYLDAPEHLYVKVPTADLEEDRPGLADEVALGVTYQDIDDYLEGKEVSEEAAEKIENWYLKTQHKRELPITIYDEWWKK, via the coding sequence ATGCGTTCATTACAAGAAGAAATTATAAATGCCTTAAAAGTAGCACCTAGTATTAATCCAGAAGCAGAAATCAGACGTACCATCGATTTCATCAAGGCATACTTTCACAAGTATCCATTTCTAAAAAGCTTAGTATTAGGCATTTCTGGTGGGCAAGATTCAACCCTAGCCGGCACACTATGCCAAATGGCCATAACTGAAATACGCGAAGAAACTGGTGACGACAAGTATCAATTCATCGCAGTCCGTCTTCCTTATGGCAACCAAGCCGATGAAGCTGATGCTATGGACGCTATAGACTTCATGGCAGCTGATCAAACTGTACGCGTTAACATCAAGCCAGCTGTTGATGCTACCGTTGAAGAATTGGAAAAGGGTGGCCTTACCATTTCTGACTTCAATAAAGGAAATATCAAAGCACGCCAACGAATGTTGGTACAATATGCGATCGCAGGTGAAAATGCAGGTGTCGTGGTAGGAACAGACCATGCTGCTGAATCAGTGACAGGCTTCTATACCAAGTTTGGTGATGGCGCAGCAGATATCCTACCTATTTGGCGGTTAAATAAACGTCAAGGACGTGCTATCCTTGAATATTTAGATGCCCCAGAACATTTATACGTTAAGGTGCCAACGGCTGACTTAGAAGAAGACCGTCCCGGCTTAGCCGATGAAGTAGCCCTAGGTGTTACTTACCAAGACATAGACGACTACTTAGAAGGCAAAGAAGTATCCGAAGAAGCAGCCGAAAAAATCGAAAACTGGTACCTAAAAACCCAACACAAACGCGAATTACCAATCACCATTTATGATGAATGGTGGAAGAAATAG
- a CDS encoding sugar transferase encodes MQKNGEWTNWYRVVIAATEALILFLSYLVSFFLRYGRYVPLKNYEAFQGAIGWILIIFVFINILFGVYILYDKTKGDLFFITIISQGILAVVAMVLSFAGRWLAFPRSVVLIDFAVSVIMLYVFRALVFDIYRRYASTKRVMIVGSEEAVFPAIYNFKNSKSTRHIVTHVVLEDYYRNVKSRLDEYDIVYLASQIDESEKLKIYDLLMRANKKLFLNSKFENLVMVNPNIMNFEDESIIETSDFAIPADQALLKRGLDILIALIGLILASPIMLITAIIIKLTSKGPVFYRQVRITKGGEEFDILKFRSMTTDAEVKSGPMIATKNDARVTTVGKYIRALRIDELPQLLNVLHGDMSMIGPRPERPFFVNQFQEENPHYYLRHNVQAGITGYAQVYGKYATDFNSKLNFDLIYIKQYSMFLDFKILLQTIKILFDKVSSSGIDEDEKPTVTREEAEEMNIDVIG; translated from the coding sequence ATGCAAAAAAACGGAGAATGGACGAACTGGTACCGCGTGGTTATCGCGGCAACAGAAGCGTTAATCTTGTTCCTTTCTTATCTTGTTTCATTCTTTTTGCGGTATGGTCGATATGTACCTTTGAAAAACTATGAAGCTTTCCAAGGGGCAATTGGTTGGATATTAATTATCTTTGTATTTATCAATATATTATTTGGGGTTTACATCCTTTATGATAAAACCAAAGGCGACCTCTTCTTCATTACCATCATCAGTCAAGGGATATTAGCAGTTGTTGCTATGGTTTTAAGTTTTGCTGGTAGATGGCTAGCCTTTCCGCGTTCAGTCGTCTTGATTGATTTTGCGGTTAGTGTAATCATGCTTTATGTTTTTAGAGCCTTAGTCTTCGATATTTATCGACGCTATGCATCGACAAAACGGGTAATGATTGTTGGATCTGAAGAAGCTGTTTTTCCAGCAATATATAATTTCAAAAATTCAAAAAGTACTCGTCATATTGTGACACACGTGGTGTTAGAAGATTACTACCGCAATGTGAAGAGTCGTTTAGATGAGTATGATATTGTATACCTTGCATCGCAGATTGATGAGAGTGAAAAATTAAAAATTTATGACTTGCTAATGCGAGCGAATAAAAAACTATTCTTGAATTCTAAATTTGAAAACCTGGTAATGGTAAATCCAAATATTATGAATTTTGAAGATGAATCCATTATTGAAACCTCAGACTTCGCAATTCCAGCAGACCAGGCGTTGCTCAAACGAGGATTAGATATTCTGATAGCTTTAATTGGTTTAATATTAGCATCACCAATTATGTTGATTACGGCAATTATTATTAAATTAACTTCTAAAGGTCCAGTATTCTACCGCCAAGTACGTATTACTAAAGGTGGCGAGGAGTTTGATATCTTGAAATTCCGTTCAATGACAACGGATGCTGAAGTGAAATCAGGTCCAATGATTGCAACGAAAAATGACGCACGTGTCACAACAGTTGGTAAATATATTCGTGCCTTGCGTATCGATGAATTGCCACAGTTATTGAATGTGCTACACGGAGATATGTCCATGATTGGACCACGTCCTGAGCGACCATTCTTCGTGAACCAATTCCAAGAAGAAAATCCGCATTACTACCTACGTCATAACGTACAAGCAGGTATCACGGGTTACGCGCAAGTCTATGGTAAATATGCTACAGACTTTAACTCAAAATTGAACTTTGATTTAATTTACATTAAACAATATTCAATGTTCCTAGACTTCAAGATTCTATTACAAACCATAAAAATTCTCTTCGACAAAGTGTCTTCATCAGGCATTGACGAAGACGAAAAACCAACAGTAACAAGAGAAGAAGCAGAAGAAATGAACATCGACGTCATAGGATGA
- a CDS encoding nicotinate phosphoribosyltransferase yields the protein MKTTTNDSLALHTDLYEINMMKTYWDAGKADQQAVFEVYFRKNPFESGYAIFAGLERVIQYVQNLKFTDDDIAYLRETQGYPEDFLDYLKNYHFDATIRSMEEGEIAFSNEPLMQIKGSLADCTLIETAVLNIINYQTLIATKASRIRNVAGDDALAEFGSRRAQEMDAAIWGARAAYIGGFDSTSNVRAGKLFNIPISGTHAHAMVQAYQSDYEAFKAYANAHEKCTFLVDTYDTLRSGVPNAIKVANEMEDKSRFVGVRIDSGDISYLSSSIRKMLDEAGYPDAIISASNDLDEKTILNLKMQGAKIDAWGVGTQLITAFDQPALGAVYKLCAIEDENGDMVPTMKISSSPEKITTPGEKQIWRITRKKDGKSEGDYITTMNENPNDAESIFMFHPTYTYINKTVRRFNARPLLKTIIDKGELVYDVPSLETVRDFSREHLEALWSEYRRMLNPEPYPVDLSQELYDLKMNSIAEIRERINEEFKESELNGDNED from the coding sequence ATGAAGACAACGACCAACGATAGCCTTGCGCTTCACACAGATTTATATGAAATCAATATGATGAAGACTTATTGGGACGCTGGAAAAGCTGACCAACAAGCGGTTTTTGAAGTGTACTTCCGTAAAAATCCGTTTGAAAGTGGCTATGCCATTTTCGCAGGCCTAGAACGTGTCATTCAGTATGTACAAAACTTGAAATTTACCGACGACGATATCGCCTACTTACGGGAAACACAAGGCTATCCCGAAGATTTCTTAGACTATTTGAAAAACTACCACTTCGATGCAACAATTCGTTCCATGGAAGAAGGGGAAATTGCCTTTTCAAATGAACCGTTGATGCAAATTAAAGGGTCATTAGCTGATTGTACTTTAATCGAAACGGCAGTATTAAATATTATCAACTATCAAACTTTAATTGCGACAAAAGCATCACGTATCCGGAATGTTGCTGGTGATGACGCATTAGCTGAATTCGGTTCAAGACGTGCCCAAGAAATGGATGCGGCTATTTGGGGAGCTCGCGCGGCTTATATTGGTGGATTCGACTCTACCTCTAATGTACGCGCAGGTAAATTATTCAATATTCCAATTTCAGGAACCCATGCGCATGCTATGGTACAAGCTTATCAAAGTGATTATGAAGCGTTTAAAGCTTATGCAAATGCCCATGAAAAATGTACATTCTTGGTCGATACTTATGATACCCTTCGTTCAGGAGTGCCAAATGCGATTAAAGTGGCTAATGAGATGGAAGATAAATCTCGTTTTGTCGGCGTTCGTATCGACTCTGGCGATATCTCCTACTTATCATCAAGTATCCGCAAGATGTTGGATGAAGCAGGTTACCCGGATGCTATTATTTCTGCGTCAAACGATTTAGATGAAAAAACGATCTTAAACTTGAAGATGCAAGGTGCTAAAATTGATGCTTGGGGTGTAGGTACTCAGCTGATTACAGCCTTCGACCAACCAGCCTTAGGGGCCGTTTACAAACTATGTGCCATTGAAGATGAAAATGGCGATATGGTCCCAACCATGAAAATTTCGTCATCTCCAGAGAAAATTACTACACCAGGTGAGAAACAAATTTGGCGTATTACCCGCAAGAAAGATGGTAAATCTGAAGGGGACTATATTACAACCATGAATGAAAATCCTAATGACGCTGAGTCTATCTTCATGTTCCATCCAACTTATACTTACATTAACAAGACAGTTCGCCGTTTCAATGCACGGCCATTATTAAAAACCATCATCGACAAGGGTGAATTGGTTTACGATGTGCCATCACTTGAAACCGTTCGTGATTTTTCACGCGAGCACTTGGAAGCCCTATGGTCAGAATACCGCCGTATGTTGAATCCAGAACCATACCCAGTTGATTTATCGCAAGAATTATATGATTTAAAGATGAATTCAATCGCTGAAATTCGTGAACGTATCAATGAAGAGTTTAAAGAATCCGAGTTAAACGGTGACAACGAAGACTAA
- a CDS encoding ABC transporter substrate-binding protein/permease, with protein sequence MKKMFSQLKKKNQVGWQLKGFNLMVILAILISLVVPAKSVSASSWTGPEAAAEVEGEDTLLAEIQERGVLRMGTASGYSPYEFTVLRDGQNEVVGIDVFLGEYIADQLGVELEVVDMEFGSLIASLETGGIDLIIAGMGATEERDQSIDFSNAYELSGQSIVIREGEEDEIVDYTSFENGEHTIAVSEATLQEGYVRDFFENPDLLIMRKSGDAIAALTSGQADGVLLDDAVAGANAAENEGLTVIDSNLDGMVEDQGKSIGVPENQPSLQTAINDILEDVNNQGLIDTWTEASFDIIAGENAGTGWTTYWPYFWNGIKTTLIIAGVSIFFGMILGIFLALMRLTNNPILKLLATAYIEFVRGTPLMIQVLFMFLGVGSIFGWSTMTAGLVSVSMNSGAYIAEIIRGGIQSVDKGQAEAARSLGLGYWQTMRKVIFPQSLRSIWPSLGNEFITLIKESSIVSTIGVAELTFQTRAVTSITYQAVVPLFISMIIYFIMTYALSQVLNVYERKMNQKYA encoded by the coding sequence ATGAAGAAGATGTTTAGTCAGCTGAAGAAGAAAAATCAAGTGGGATGGCAGTTGAAGGGTTTTAATTTGATGGTTATTTTGGCCATCTTGATCAGTCTTGTTGTACCAGCCAAAAGTGTTTCGGCATCGTCTTGGACGGGTCCTGAAGCAGCGGCTGAGGTTGAGGGTGAAGATACATTACTGGCGGAGATTCAAGAACGTGGTGTGCTTAGAATGGGGACTGCTTCTGGTTACTCACCTTATGAGTTTACCGTTTTAAGAGATGGTCAAAATGAAGTCGTTGGGATTGATGTTTTCCTAGGGGAATATATCGCAGACCAGTTAGGGGTTGAACTGGAAGTTGTTGATATGGAGTTTGGGTCATTGATCGCTTCGCTTGAAACGGGGGGGATCGACTTGATCATCGCTGGTATGGGGGCGACTGAAGAGCGTGACCAATCCATTGACTTCTCAAATGCCTATGAATTATCTGGTCAATCCATCGTTATTCGTGAAGGCGAAGAAGATGAAATTGTAGATTATACCTCATTTGAAAATGGCGAGCATACTATTGCGGTATCTGAAGCGACATTACAAGAGGGTTATGTGAGAGACTTCTTTGAAAATCCAGACTTGTTGATTATGCGTAAATCAGGGGATGCCATTGCGGCCTTAACTTCTGGTCAAGCAGATGGGGTATTACTAGATGATGCGGTTGCCGGCGCCAATGCAGCTGAAAATGAAGGGTTAACCGTTATTGACTCTAACTTAGACGGCATGGTTGAAGACCAAGGTAAATCAATTGGTGTCCCGGAAAACCAACCATCCTTACAAACAGCTATCAACGATATTTTAGAAGATGTGAATAACCAAGGCTTAATCGATACCTGGACAGAAGCATCATTTGATATTATCGCTGGTGAAAACGCGGGCACAGGTTGGACCACCTACTGGCCATATTTTTGGAACGGAATTAAAACAACCTTGATTATTGCAGGGGTATCCATCTTCTTCGGTATGATCTTGGGGATTTTCTTAGCCCTTATGCGTTTGACTAATAACCCAATCTTAAAATTGTTGGCGACAGCTTATATCGAGTTTGTGCGTGGTACACCATTAATGATCCAAGTCTTGTTCATGTTCCTTGGTGTAGGGTCTATCTTTGGCTGGTCCACAATGACTGCTGGGTTAGTGTCTGTATCCATGAACTCGGGTGCTTATATCGCGGAGATTATCCGTGGGGGTATTCAATCCGTTGATAAGGGGCAAGCTGAGGCTGCGCGTTCACTAGGGCTTGGTTACTGGCAAACCATGCGGAAGGTCATTTTCCCACAATCATTAAGATCGATTTGGCCGTCATTGGGGAATGAATTTATCACCTTGATCAAGGAATCGTCTATTGTATCGACCATTGGGGTGGCAGAATTAACCTTCCAAACACGTGCTGTAACAAGTATTACGTACCAAGCAGTGGTCCCATTATTTATTTCAATGATCATCTACTTCATCATGACTTATGCCTTGTCGCAAGTCTTGAATGTATATGAAAGAAAGATGAACCAAAAATACGCTTAA